The proteins below are encoded in one region of Silene latifolia isolate original U9 population chromosome 2, ASM4854445v1, whole genome shotgun sequence:
- the LOC141626985 gene encoding uncharacterized protein LOC141626985: protein MVEPVPIRDTMAPKHIVNPSIQRPRIQANNFEIKNALLNLVQDNQFGGGPLENPNDHLNDFLENCDMYKSNGVSDDAVRLRLFPRSLRGSAKDWLKNCDPDSFKTWDELASAFLNKYFPPSRTAKVKSELQSFTQEEDETLYEAWERYKKLQRLCPHHGISEAELVNNFYKGLTQDLRLSLDAGSGKGALDILGHKAAKELIEEMASRTMEWGSDRQMRKGKSKDSNSVLNVEVKGMLDELTQQVALLNSKPKGSDMRQVLSCELCGEQGHTPIGCPLISPLGEECYEQVNGIWESTSARQGFNNNNNNQFGNGKITHPFLSYASQNIQNPTTSSPQQQRFNQNSQFQRQIPPGFQGKQFVTQNQQPFGGFKGQNFNQPQNQNFQTPQKPSWEQAFEQLVIANQKVDSKLDNHIASQNRVNAEIRASQKATETHVAQISQQLGQLAQNPGKFPGNTVNPREMNAVFLRSGKQLEEVEKSPKWKRKRVSSEVVKEHPVEVVEEDETRVEKSKEVEMVDPPKQDEPIASKAKECILPPREYVAPVPFPQRLARPRLEKKYEKFVEILKGMNVTIPFLDMITEIPSYGKFLKELVTLKKKNGEVQTINLSKECSAILTHTNKLTNKLEDPGSFSIPCSIQGVAIKRALCDLGASVSLMPLSIFKRLDLGDLKPTRVSLQLADRSVKFPIGVIEDVPLVVGKLIIPCDFFVMDMPEDSHVPIILGRPCLATGGAMIDVKSGKLSLQVGNEKIEFELNNSMKSPPMGNSCYRVDMVEDNLDEPNLGPSFLAPLEACPTNEKGKEELKLEGGGDHPNVIPPKFDSSTNTPSKMKPRVEKKKPKKWRNKVKRKGKCEPSLENEEVLVHDKKKLEEEIARKWSEVHHAISGVHEMLSKLGSSYSMGKFEVVKGIARFREGDPG from the coding sequence ATGGTTGAACCGGTTCCGATAAGAGACACTATGGCTCCTAAGCACATAGTCAATCCAAGCATCCAAAGGCCACGAATtcaagctaataactttgagATTAAAAATGCCTTGCTCAACCTTGTTCAAGACAACCAATTTGGAGGAGGTCCCTTGGAGAACCCAAATGATCATCTAAATGATTTCCTTGAAAATTGTGATATGTACAAGTCAAATGGGGTCTCCGATGACGCGGTTCGCCTTAGGTTGTTCCCCCGTTCTCTTAGGGGTTCGGCCAAGGATTGGTTGAAGAATTGTGACCCGGATTCCTTCAAGACATGGGATGAGTTGGCTTCGGCATTTTTAAACAAATATTTCCCACCCTCAAGAACGGCCAAAGTCAAGAGTGAATTACAAAGCTTTACTCAAGAAGAGGATGAGAccttatatgaggcatgggaacGGTACAAGAAGCTCCAACGGTTATGCCCACACCATGGCATCTCCGAGGCCGAGCTAGTGAACAATTTCTACAAAGGGTTGACTCAAGACCTTAGGCTTTCATTGGATGCGGGATCGGGGAAAGGTGCCCTAGACATTTTGGGGCATAAAGCGGCAAAGGAActaattgaggagatggcctcAAGAACTATGGAATGGGGAAGTGATAGGCAAATGAGGAAGGGCAAGAGCAAGGATTCTAATTCGGTTTTGAATGTGGAGGTTAAGGGTATGCTAGATGAACTCACCCAACAAGTTGCTTTGCTTAATTCAAAACCTAAGGGCTCCGATATGAGGCAAGTCTTGTCGTGCGAGTTGTGTGGTGAACAAGGGCATACTCCCATTGGGTGTCCCTTGATTTCACCCCTAGGAGAGGAATGCTATGAGCAAGTAAATGGGATTTGGGAGTCAACTAGTGCAAGGCAAGggttcaacaataataacaacaaccaatTTGGTAATGGAAAAATAACTCATCCTTTCTTGTCTTATGCTTCACAAAACATTCAAAACCCAACCACTTCCTCACCACAACAACAAAGGTTCAATCAAAACTCTCAATTCCAAAGACAAATCCCACCCGGTTTCCAAGGAAAACAATTTGTCactcaaaaccaacaaccatttGGGGGTTTCAAGGGACAAAATTTCAACCAACCTCAAAACCAAAACTTTCAAACCCCTCAAAAACCTTCTTGGGAGCAAGCCTTTGAGCAATTGGTGATTGCCAACCAAAAAGTCGACTCAAAGCTTGACAACCACATTGCCTCACAAAACCGGGTTAATGCTGAAATACGAGCATCCCAAAAGGCTACGGAAACTCATGTGGCCCAAATTTCTCAACAATTGGGGCAATTGGCTCAAAATCCGGGGAAGTTTCCGGGTAATACGGTTAACCCAAGGGAGATGAATGCGGTATTTTTGAGGAGTGGAAAGCAATTGGAGGAGGTTGAGAAATCTCCTAAGTGGAAGAGGAAGAGGGTGTCTAGTGAAGTAGTGAAAGAGCACCCGGTTGAAGTTGTGGAAGAAGATGAGACTAGGGTGGAAAAGTCTAAGGAGGTGGAGATGGTTGATCCTCCAAAGCAAGATGAACCTATTGCATCTAAGGCCAAAGAATGTATTCTACCCCCAAGGGAGTATGTAGCACCGGTACCCTTTCCACAAAGGCTTGCAAGGCCTAGGCTTGAAAAGAAATATGAGAAGTTTGTTGAGATCTTGAAGGGAATGAATGTCACTATTCCTTTCCTTGATATGATTACCGAAATTCCATCATATGGTAAGTTTCTTAAAGAACTTGTCACTTTGAAAAAGAAGAATGGAGAGGTGCAAACCATCAACCTCTCTAAGGAGTGTAGTGCTATTCTTACTCACACCAACAAGCTTACAAATAAGCTAGAAGATCCGGGTAGCTTCTCAATTCCGTGTTCTATCCAAGGAGTGGCTATTAAAAGAGCATTGTGTGACTTGGGGGCTAGTGTGAGCCTCATGCCACTTTCAATCTTCAAGAGGCTTGATTTGGGAGATTTGAAGCCAACTAGAGTTTCACTTCAACTAGCCGATCGATCGGTTAAATTTCCCATTGGTGTAATTGAAGATGTACCCTTGGTTGTTGGGAAACTAATCATACCATGTGACTTCTTTGTCATGGACATGCCCGAAGATAGCCATGTGCCAATCATTTTAGGGAGGCCTTGCTTGGCCACGGGAGGTGCTATGATAGATGTTAAAAGTGGAAAACTCTCACTCCAAGTGGGTAATGAGAAGATTGAGTTTGAACTCAACAATTCCATGAAGTCTCCTCCTATGGGCAACTCTTGTTATAGGGTGGATATGGTGGAAGATAACTTGGATGAACCTAATTTAGGGCCTTCATTTTTGGCTCCATTAGAAGCTTGTCcaacaaatgaaaaaggaaaagaagagTTGAAGCTTGAGGGTGGAGGGGATCACCCCAATGTGATCCCTCCCAAATTTGATTCTAGCACTAATACCCCTTCAAAAATGAAGCCAAGGGTTGAGAAGAAGAAACCAAAAAAATGGAGAAATAAAgtgaaaagaaaagggaaatgtgaACCAAGCCTCGAAAATGAAGAAGTTCTCGTCCATGACAAGAAGAAGCTTGAAGAAGAGATTGCCCGGAAATGGTCGGAAGTGCACCACGCCATAAGCGGTGTACATGAAATGTTGTCAAAACTTGGAAGCTCTTACTCCATGG